The following coding sequences are from one Coffea arabica cultivar ET-39 chromosome 11e, Coffea Arabica ET-39 HiFi, whole genome shotgun sequence window:
- the LOC140004114 gene encoding glutamate--glyoxylate aminotransferase 2-like — translation MSSKPLDYENLNKNVKECQYAVRGELYLRASELQKEGKKIIFTNVGNPHALGQKPLTFPRQVIALCQAPFLLDDPNVGLVFPADAIARAKHFLSMTSGGLGAYSDSRGIPGVRKEVAEFIERRDGYPSDPELIYLTDGASKGVMQILNAIIRGEGDGVLVPVPQYPLYSATISLLGGTLVPYYLEETANWGLDVNNLRQSVAQARYKGITVRAMAIINPGNPTGQCLSEANLKDVVKFCYQENLVLLGDEVYQQNIYQDERPFISARKVLMDMGPPINKELQLVSFHTVSKGYWGECGQRGGYFEMTNIPPKSVEEIYKVASIALSPNVPGQIFMGLMVNPPKPGDISYERYVRESKAVLESLRKRAHIMTDGFNSCRNVVCNFTEGAMYSFPQIRLPPKAIEAAKKAGKVPDVFYCLKLLEATGISTVPGSGFGQKEGVFHLRTTILPAEEDMPAIMASFKKFNDEFMEQYEDHKGYSRM, via the exons ATAATCTTTACAAATGTTGGCAATCCTCATGCCCTTGGACAGAAGCCCTTAACGTTTCCTCGCCAG GTTATTGCACTCTGCCAAGCTCCATTTTTGCTGGATGACCCTAATGTTGGGTTAGTATTCCCTGCTGATGCTATTGCTAGGGCTAAACATTTTCTCTCAATGACATCAGGGGGTCTGG GTGCTTACAGTGACTCACGTGGGATTCCTGGAGTAAGGAAAGAGGTAGCTGAGTTCATTGAGAGACGAGATGGTTATCCAAG TGACCCAGAGCTTATATATCTCACTGATGGTGCCAGCAAAGGAGTTATGCAGATCCTGAATGCAATTATTCGTGGTGAAGGTGATGGG GTATTGGTTCCTGTTCCACAATATCCTCTTTACTCAGCCACAATATCTTTGCTGGGTGGCACTCTTGTTCCCTATTACCTTGAAGAGACTGCAAACTGGGGTCTTGATGTTAATAACCTACGTCAGTCGGTTGCACAGGCTCGCTATAAAGGAATAACT GTACGAGCAATGGCGATTATAAACCCTGGAAACCCAACTGGACAATGTCTCAGTGAAGCTAATCTAAAAGATGTAGTAAAATTTTGTTACCAAGAAAATTTAGTATTGCTTGGTGATGAAGTTTACCAGCAGAATATTTACCAGGATGAACGACCCTTTATAAGTGCCAGGAAG GTTTTGATGGATATGGGCCCACCCATAAATAAAGAGCTCCAGCTCGTGTCTTTTCACACAGTCTCAAAAGGATATTGGGGTGAATGTGGACAGCGTGGTGGATACTTCGAGATGACAAACATTCCTCCGAAG TCTGTTGAGGAGATCTACAAGGTTGCTTCGATAGCACTGAGTCCAAATGTCCCTGGTCAGATTTTT ATGGGCCTGATGGTCAATCCCCCAAAGCCTGGAGATATCTCCTATGAGAGATATGTTAGAGAGAG CAAAGCTGTACTCGAGTCACTGAGAAAGCGGGCACATATAATGACTGATGGATTTAACAGCTGCAGAAATGTTGTTTGTAACTTCACTGAAG GTGCCATGTATTCCTTCCCTCAGATCCGCTTACCTCCAAAAGCAATTGAGGCCGCTAAGAAGGCTGGAAAAGTTCCTGATGTCTTCTACTGTCTTAAGCTTTTAGAAGCCACTGGCATCTCCACCGTCCCAGGTTCAGGGTTCGGCCAAAAGGAAGG GGTATTCCACCTGAGGACAACAATCTTGCCAGCTGAGGAAGATATGCCTGCCATTATGGCCAGTTTCAAAAAGTTCAATGATGAATTTATGGAGCAATATGAAGACCACAAAGGCTATTCAAGAATGTAA